The proteins below are encoded in one region of Phaseolus vulgaris cultivar G19833 chromosome 1, P. vulgaris v2.0, whole genome shotgun sequence:
- the LOC137813558 gene encoding LEAF RUST 10 DISEASE-RESISTANCEUS RECEPTOR-LIKE PROTEIN KINASE-like 2.1 — MENEGWNRCSCSARTLVSIMATIILLFQPDYCIAKRQPPCPPSSCGQIRNISYPFRLKGDPNRCGDPRYELDCVNNATLLTLFSAKYHVRDIDYERYKVVVSDPGREEEGANCSFIPRNFLTDSNFRPTGLVGPDDFGSQPFTWEPWDTFRIGYFNCVNPVSDDPRYVEVGRGECGSGGHVYAVLEPSLYEWRVKDIKVGCVLMVATVVDWTPKENVSYDEIRGVISEGIRLSWLPVICEDRCGRGTDCKVINESKGEVECEKHYCHYAYQTTDKCEPWQQIFGYIRAYLRGVIFGIGSRITFSTKQLDNAVGLQFFDGGIFIGRNIIPIFLVARYLFGVVLILLLFIYKWRRRHFSIYENIENFLLDSHLNPIRYEYKEIKKMTGGFRVKLGQGGFGVVYKGKLRSGLDVAVKMLTKSNDNGQDFMNEVATIGRIHHVNVVRLIGYCVDGKKRALVYEFMSNGSLDKYIFSKEESTPLSYEKIYEISIGIAGGIAYLHQGCDMQILHFDIKPHNILLDDNFVPKVSDFGLAKLHATIDGVVNITAPRGTLGYMAPELFYKNMGGVSYKADVYSFGMLLMEMASKRRNSNPQAENSSQHYFPFWIYDQFQEDKNIDIRDASEDDNILVQKMFLVALWCIQLNPSDRPSMNKVIEMLEGMIESIELPPRPSFYKNETYRRDDTNPGFTESIYSDSQPDERVTSDLPKSIDKDISNIT, encoded by the exons ATGGAAAATGAAGGCTGGAATAGGTGTTCTTGCTCTGCACGCACTCTGGTGTCAATAATGGCTACAATTATTCTTCTATTCCAACCAGATTACTGTATCGCTAAGCGGCAACCACCGTGTCCTCCTTCATCATGTGGCCAAATTCGCAACATATCATACCCATTTCGCCTAAAAGGCGACCCAAACCGATGCGGCGACCCAAGGTATGAGTTAGACTGCGTTAACAACGCCACTCTCTTAACCTTGTTCTCGGCAAAATACCATGTACGAGATATCGACTACGAGCGATACAAAGTCGTTGTGAGTGACCCGGGTCGAGAGGAGGAGGGGGCTAATTGCTCCTTCATCCCTCGCAATTTCTTAACGGACAGTAATTTCAGGCCCACGGGCCTGGTTGGCCCGGACGATTTCGGATCGCAGCCGTTCACTTGGGAACCCTGGGATACTTTCAGAATAGGGTACTTCAACTGCGTGAATCCTGTGAGTGACGATCCACGGTATGTTGAGGTGGGCAGAGGTGAATGTGGCAGCGGAGGGCACGTGTACGCTGTTTTGGAGCCATCGCTGTATGAGTGGCGGGTAAAGGACATAAAGGTTGGGTGCGTTCTAATGGTGGCTACAGTGGTTGATTGGACACCGAAGGAGAATGTTAGTTACGATGAGATCCGTGGCGTGATAAGTGAGGGAATTCGGTTGTCGTGGTTGCCTGTTATTTGCGAGGATCGATGTGGAAGGGGAACCGATTGTAAGGTGATAAATGAATCCAAGGGAGAAGTTGAGTGTGAGAAGCATTACTGCCATTACGCCTACCAAACTACCGATAAATGCG AACCTTGGCAACAGATTTTTGGCTATATTCGAG CTTATCTTAGAGGCGttatttttg GAATAGGTAGCAGAATAACATTCAGCACGAAACAATTGGACAACGCAGTTGGACTGCAATTTTTTGATGGAGGAATATTCATAGGACGAAATATTATACCAATATTTTTGGTTGCCAGATATCTGTTTGGAGTTGTACTTATTCTTCTGCTATTCATCTACAAATGGAGACGAAGACATTTTtcaatatatgaaaatattgaaaatttctTGCTAGATAGCCATCTAAATCCCATTAGGTACGAAtacaaagaaattaaaaaaatgactgGAGGTTTTAGAGTGAAATTGGGTCAAGGAGGCTTTGGTGTTGTATATAAAGGAAAACTCCGAAGTGGGTTGGATGTAGCAGTAAAGATGTTGACCAAATCCAATGATAATGGACAAGATTTCATGAATGAAGTAGCTACCATTGGAAGAATACATCATGTAAATGTGGTGCGTCTtattggatattgtgttgatgGAAAAAAGCGTGCTTTGGTTTATGAATTTATGTCAAATGGATCATTAGATAAATACATTTTCTCCAAAGAAGAAAGTACCCCTTTAAGCTATgagaaaatatatgaaatatctATTGGAATAGCAGGTGGGATTGCATATTTACATCAAGGTTGTGATATGCAAATTCTGCATTTTGATATCAAGCCTCATAATATTCTTTTAGATGATAATTTTGTTCCGAAGGTTTCAGACTTTGGACTTGCAAAGCTACATGCTACAATTGATGGCGTTGTCAATATCACTGCACCAAGAGGAACATTGGGTTATATGGCTCCAGAGTTGTTTTACAAAAATATGGGTGGGGTATCTTATAAAGCTGATGTATATAGTTTTGGAATGCTTTTAATGGAAATGGCAAGTAAGAGGAGGAACTCAAATCCTCAAGCAGAGAACTCAAGTCAACATTACTTTCCCTTTTGGATTTATGATCAATTTcaagaagataaaaatattGACATAAGAGATGCTTCAGAAGATGACAATATTCTAGTGCAAAAGATGTTCTTGGTAGCACTTTGGTGTATTCAATTAAATCCAAGTGATCGTCCTTCAATGAATAAGGTGATAGAGATGCTTGAAGGGATGATTGAAAGCATTGAATTGCCTCCAAGGccttcattttataaaaatgaaacatATAGACGTGATGATACTAATCCTGGCTTCACTGAGTCCATTTACTCTGATAGTCAGCCTGATGAAAGAGTAACATCAGATTTACCAAAGAGTATTGACAAGGACATAAGTAATATAACATAA